The proteins below are encoded in one region of Antennarius striatus isolate MH-2024 chromosome 7, ASM4005453v1, whole genome shotgun sequence:
- the nmu gene encoding neuromedin-U isoform X2, whose protein sequence is MRTFQSHSQPAQRGAAGSLHSLSSSSAVAPLSTASITFTAVVILTLSICNSTSAELQQVTTDQTQLLSQLEAMCSSYLSADMKFWASDVLGELCVFMLIQQSKELKLREKIKRSPVSHPLLHLVSQLHSRREKGLSMSAEIQGPGGIQSRGYFLYRPRNGRRSLENK, encoded by the exons atgcGGACCTTCCAGAGCCACAGTCAGCCGGCGCAGCGGGGAGCCGCCGGCAGCCTGCAcagcctcagcagcagcagcgcagTCGCTCCGCTCAGCACGGCCAGCATCACCTTCACAGCTGTAGTCATCCTCACCCTCTCAATCTGCAACA GTACTTCAGCAGAACTTCAACAAGTCACAACAGATCAGACGCAGCTATTAAGCCAG CTAGAGGCTATGTGCTCGTCCTACCTCTCTGCAGACATGAAGTTCTGG GCATCTGATGTCTTAGGAGAACTCTGTGTCTTCATGCTCATTCAGCAGTCAAAG gAGCTGAAACTGCGAGAAAAAATCAAAAGG AGCCCTGTTTCGCATCCCCTTCTGCATCTAGTTTCTCAACTCCATTCCAGAAGAGAGAAAGGACTCTCGATGAGC gctGAAATTCAGGGACCTGGGGGAATCCAGAGCAGAGGTTACTTCTTGTATCGG CCACGAAATGGGAGACGATCCTTAGAAAATAAGTAA
- the nmu gene encoding neuromedin-U isoform X1: MRTFQSHSQPAQRGAAGSLHSLSSSSAVAPLSTASITFTAVVILTLSICNSTSAELQQVTTDQTQLLSQLEAMCSSYLSADMKFWASDVLGELCVFMLIQQSKELKLREKIKRSPVSHPLLHLVSQLHSRREKGLSMSAEIQGPGGIQSRGYFLYRVNKTQHIPLDNNDSTFHIFCFLLQPRNGRRSLENK, encoded by the exons atgcGGACCTTCCAGAGCCACAGTCAGCCGGCGCAGCGGGGAGCCGCCGGCAGCCTGCAcagcctcagcagcagcagcgcagTCGCTCCGCTCAGCACGGCCAGCATCACCTTCACAGCTGTAGTCATCCTCACCCTCTCAATCTGCAACA GTACTTCAGCAGAACTTCAACAAGTCACAACAGATCAGACGCAGCTATTAAGCCAG CTAGAGGCTATGTGCTCGTCCTACCTCTCTGCAGACATGAAGTTCTGG GCATCTGATGTCTTAGGAGAACTCTGTGTCTTCATGCTCATTCAGCAGTCAAAG gAGCTGAAACTGCGAGAAAAAATCAAAAGG AGCCCTGTTTCGCATCCCCTTCTGCATCTAGTTTCTCAACTCCATTCCAGAAGAGAGAAAGGACTCTCGATGAGC gctGAAATTCAGGGACCTGGGGGAATCCAGAGCAGAGGTTACTTCTTGTATCGGgtaaacaaaacacagcacATCCCTCTAGATAATAATGATTCAACGTTTCATATTTTTTGCTTTCTCTTGCAGCCACGAAATGGGAGACGATCCTTAGAAAATAAGTAA